The region GCGCCGGTTATCACATGTCCAACCGCTATTACAATTAACTGTAATGCGTCATCTTATCCTTCTAATACGGGTACTGCGACTGCAACAGATAATTGTACACCTGTAGCAAATATTACTATTTCAAAAACTGATGTAAGTACACAAGGTGGCAACCCTGCATTAAGTTCTTATTATAACTATACGATCACAAGAACATGGAAGGCAACAGATCCATCAGGTAACAGTTCAACCTGTGTACAGCTGATAACAGTACAGGATATAACAGCTCCGATCATTACCTGTCCAGGCAATACAACAGTGAACTGCCAGGATAATAATACATCCGGAGCAACAGGCACAGCAACTGCAACGGATAATTGTGCAACAGGTAATGTGACGATCACACAAAGCGAGACAAGTACACAAGGCGCAAACCCTGCGAACAGCAATTATTATAATTATACAATCACAAGAACATGGAAAGCAACAGATCCATCAGGTAACAGTTCAACCTGTGTACAGCTGATAACAGTACAGGATATAACAGCTCCGATCATTACATGTCCTGCAAACACAACAGTGAACTGCCAGGATAATAATACATCGACAGCAACAGGTACAGCCACAGCAACGGATAATTGTGCAACGAGCAATGTGACCATCACACAAAGTGAGACCAGCACTAAAGGTGCAAACCCTGCGTATAGCAATTACTATAATTATGTAATTACAAGAACATGGAAAGCAACAGATCCATCAGGTAACAGTTCAACCTGTGTACAGCTGATAACAGTACTGGATATAACAGCTCCGATCATTACATGTCCTGCAAACACAACAGTGAGCTGCCAGGATAATAATACATCGACAGCAACAGGTACAGCCACAGCAACGGATAATTGTGCAGGTGCAGCGAATATTGCGATCACTCAAAGTGAGATAAGCACTAAAGGTGCAAATCCTGCGTACAGCAATTACTATAATTATGTAATTACAAGAACATGGAAAGCAACAGATCCATCAGGTAACAGTTCAACCTGTGTACAGCTGATAACAGTACAGGATATAACAGCTCCGATCATTACATGTCCTGCAAACACAACAGTGAGCTGCCAGGATAATAATACATCGACAGCAACAGGTACAGCCACAGCAACGGATAATTGTGCAACAGGCAATGTGACGATCACACAAAGTGAGACCAGCACTAAAGGTGCAAACCCTGCGTATAGCAATTACTATAATTATGTAATCACAAGAACATGGAAAGCAACTGATCCATCAGGTAACTCAAGCACATGTGTACAACTGATAACTGTACAGGATGTAACAGCGCCGATCATTACATGTCCAGGCAATACAACAGTGAACTGCCAGGATAATAATACATCTGGAGCAACAGGCACAGCAACAGCAACGGATAATTGTGCAACCGGAAATGTGACGATCACACAATCAGAAACAAGTACACAAGGTGCAAACCCTGCATACAGCAATTATTATAATTACACGATCACAAGAACATGGAAAGCAACTGATCCATCAGGTAACAGTTCAACCTGTATACAAACGATCACGGTACAGGATGTAACAGCACCTGTATACATTAATTGCCCACCCAATATCACTGTTTATACAGGAGTTGGCAGAACAACCTGCGATCAGACAGCTACATGGACAGCGCCAACGGCAACAGACAACTGTAGCTCAGTATCGGTATTGCCTAGCCATAATCCGGGTGCAACATTCCCTAAAGGAATAACTACGGTTACTTATAAGTTTACCGATGTTACAGGAAATAGTTCAACCTGTACATTCACGGTAACAGTGGTCGATAATACAGCTCCAACTATTACATGTCCAACTAACATTACTCAAAATGCAGATGCAGGAGTATGTAATGCAAGTGTAGCGGTACCTAGCCCAACTACTTTTGATAATTGCGGGGTGGTTTGTCAGACATGGTCATACTCAGGTGCAACATCCGGAAGCTCGCCTGCTACAGGAATCAATTTTGTTGGAACTAAAACATTTAATGTTGGCGTAACAACAGTTACTTATGTAATAAAAGATGCGGCGGGCAATAGTGCTACATGCAGCTTTACTGTAACAGTTGTAGATAACCAGGCACCGTCAATTACTTGTAAAGCGAACCAGGTAAGAAACACTAATCCTAATGTCTGTACATATATAACTTCAGGGTATGAGTTTGATAAAACATCCGCTTTTGACAACTGTGGCTATACATTAAGCTATTCTCTAAGTGGAATGACTACGACAGTTGGTTATGTTAACGCATCAAGTTTGTCAGGCATAGTATTTAATAAAGGACTAACAACTGTAACATGGAAAGCAACAGACCCTGCTGGTAATTCAACAACTTGTTCATTTACTGTAACGGTAAATGATAATCAGGCACCTGCTATCAGTTGCCCCGGAAATATAACAGGATTGATCTATAACCCGGCAATTTGTGGTGCAGTAGCAACTTATACACCACCTGTGGGCACGGATAATTGTCCGGGAGCTATAACAACCTTGCTGAATTCTGCACATGCAAGTGGTTCAGTATTCCCGATTGGAACAACTGTAGTTACGTATAAAGTAACAGATGTATCAGGTAATACAGCAACCTGTTCATTCAATGTAACGGTAGGTTCCGTTGCAACTACATCATCACTTACAATTACTGGTAACCCGCTGTTAACTCCGACAGATCCTGCTACTACTGCACAACAGTACAGTGATACAGTCCGCTTCTGTGCGAAAATCACAGGTGGTGCAAGCCCATGCGGACCACAAGCAGCTGACTCAGTGAAATTCTATGTAGGTACTCAATTGATGGGTAAGGTGAAGATGAATATTGTTGGTGCTGACCTTGTAGGTGTATTAACTGAGAAATTATTAGAAGGTATTGTCGGTCAGATGTCGCCCGGAAATAAAACTGTAAGCGCTGTATTCTGCAATGTGAATTCAGCTTATACAGTTCCGGCTCTGGCTAATCAAACGCTTACTATCAAACAGGAAGATGCGAGGATCACTTATAATGGAGATATCATTAAAGCAACAGCAAATGCTACAACCTATTCAGCATACTTTACGTTAAGTGCCAAGATCATGGATATTACAGTACCACAATCTCCTGCTGATCCGGCATTTGATAATTATCCTGGTGATATCAGGAATGCAAAAGTGATGTTTGTTGATCGTGATAATTCTGACGCACCAATTTCAGGATGGTTGACTGTAAACCTTGTTGATCCATCTGATCTGAAGATCGGTAATGCTATATTCACTGGCCCGGGCTACTTAATTGGCGGGTTAAGCTCAAGCACTCCAAGTAAACAAGTAACAGTGGGTGTCATTGTCGATTACGGATACTATATCAGGAACAGCGATGATGACGATGTGGTATTGACCGTTTATCTGCCTGTAGGCGATTTCATTACAGGAGGCGGTTATATTATACCGAATGAGTCAGTTGGTACCAAAGCATCGGACGATGGCAAGAAAGCTAATTTCGGTTTCAATGTGAAGTTTGGTAATGGCGGTAAGAACTTGCAGGGTAGCATGAACATCATCTTCCGCAGAACTGAAAGTGACGGGCTTGTACATAATTACCAAATCAAAGCAAACTCAATGCAGTCATTAGGTGTGAATGCAACTAATCCGAACAGGCAAACTGCTGAATATGTTTCAAAGGTTACCTTAAAGGATCTTACTAATCCTTTATCAACTGATCCTAACCTTGGTGGAAACAGGATGTTATATGTTAAGATGATCGATAATGGAGAGCCTGGTGTAAATGACTCGATCTCCTTTGTGATCGTAGCCGGAAATGCTAACCCAAGTATACTCGCAAATGTTATATGGTCAAGTAATTGGGTAGGCAGTATGACACAGATGATGAAACTGGGTGGAGGCAACCTACAGGTACATAGCGGATTTAGTGTGGGCAGTAGTAATCTTGTTAGTTCAGGCCCTGGTGGAATGAAGTCAACTGCTGAAACAGAAACTAAACCTGTAATAGTTACACCGCTTACAGCCAAGGCTTTCCCTAATCCTTCAGAAACTAACTTCAACCTCTTTGTTGAGGGAGGTAGTAATGATGAAGTACAGATTGTGGTATATAATGTGAAAGGCGCAATCGTTCACCAGGTAAAAGGCACATCAAACCGAAATTATAAATTCGGCAATGGCTGGATCGGTGGAATGTATTTTGTTCAGGTAAGGCAGGGCAGCGAAGTGAAAATGCTACAGGTGATGAAACAATAAAATTCGAGAACGGTTCGGACTATAATCTAAGACCACTCAGTTTTGAGTGGTCTTTTTTTCTCAATATCAGGAATTGTTTCATCATTAAGAATGAATTCTGTCAACTCCTGGTCATTATTTCGAACAAGAAAAATCATTGATTAAACTTTAGCATACTGTTTGAATAACCCTGCTAAGAGAATAAATAAATCATTTGTTCAACAAATTAGTAGCATTATGAAAAGGTCGGGGCAATATGACTTGTATAGAAAGGAGATGCTTTTATCAAGATCTGTTGAGATTTTCCGCAAATTCATCTTAGCGGTTCTTGCAATCCTTTTATTAGTAGTGTTCAGTTTTTAGGACGGACTCCTTAATATTAAAGTAACAGATAGTAATGTGATTATGCAGTACCAGCATACAGCATCTACTACTCAACTCACCAGTTCACTCCGGTAACCAAACCATCTTTCCATTTGACAAAACTTAATCGTTTGTTTTCAAAATATTCCATGGTGTATGTGCTGCGGTTTAATACGGGTTGAATATCGAATTCATTAAAAACCTTATATTGTTTGGAAGCTAACTGTGAAGCTATTTCATTTTTATACTGTATCAGTAATCGGGCATAACGCATGAAAACTTCATAGCCACGAAAAACCATATCACTGGGTCTTGCATACATTTTTGTAGCAAAATGATTGGTAATTGAAACACTTGCTTTATCCGTTTTGGCATGATAGAAAGGCGTACCGTAAATAATATCGAGTCCTTTGTATTCTGGTTTTGTAAAATTGATATTATGCCAGGTGCTCATGCCCATTAAAGTAACTTTATAAGATTTGCTGATGGAAGCAAGCTGTGTACTCAGCCGCATACCAAAATTTTCATCCAGGCTGCCGCCAATACACAAAAAATTTTTAGTGGAGTCAAGATGCTGGGTTAAATGTGTTATTGTAAAACTATCCGGGAGGTCAACATATTTTAATTTCAATGGAATAGCTACAGTTGTTTTGGTGGCATCATCGAGATAATTTTTTATCTCATCTTCTCTTGTACCTTTTTTGCGAAATACTACAAGCTGGTTCAGCGAATAATATTTCTGTAGATATTTATACTGTGATTCGATCTGCGTCTTAAGCGTTGGCGTAAGCTGGAGATAAAATGGATTGCCTGTTACTCCACCATTGATGGGCGCAGTGGCATTGATAAAAGGAATATTATTTCTCATTGCAACTTCGGCTATCTGCCCTATTTCAGTGCCGCCGGGTTGTGCAATGATGAGTTGAACACTGTCCTGAACGAGGGCCTCCAGGTTAGCAGCTAATGATGTTGTGGAAGAACGGGTATCGAAAACATGTACTTCTAAATTTGCCCCTTCTTTTGATAATGAATCAATGGCCAACTGTACACCTTCGTAAAACTCAAGCCCGGGATTGATAAATTTTGGAAAGGTTTTATCATACCTGTATGTATCCATCGCATCAAAAGCAGAATCAAGATAAATAGGCATCAACACGGCGATCTTCAATTTTCCATTGCCGACATTTTGTGCATGTACCGAAAATAAAAATGCAGTGAGTACAAAAACTGATGATAATAATTTCTTCATAGTATGAATTAAAGTTCGGTCAACATCCGGCATCCAATATCCAGTATCAAATATCCTTCTCTCTCTAT is a window of Bacteroidota bacterium DNA encoding:
- a CDS encoding amino acid ABC transporter substrate-binding protein, with protein sequence MPDVDRTLIHTMKKLLSSVFVLTAFLFSVHAQNVGNGKLKIAVLMPIYLDSAFDAMDTYRYDKTFPKFINPGLEFYEGVQLAIDSLSKEGANLEVHVFDTRSSTTSLAANLEALVQDSVQLIIAQPGGTEIGQIAEVAMRNNIPFINATAPINGGVTGNPFYLQLTPTLKTQIESQYKYLQKYYSLNQLVVFRKKGTREDEIKNYLDDATKTTVAIPLKLKYVDLPDSFTITHLTQHLDSTKNFLCIGGSLDENFGMRLSTQLASISKSYKVTLMGMSTWHNINFTKPEYKGLDIIYGTPFYHAKTDKASVSITNHFATKMYARPSDMVFRGYEVFMRYARLLIQYKNEIASQLASKQYKVFNEFDIQPVLNRSTYTMEYFENKRLSFVKWKDGLVTGVNW
- a CDS encoding HYR domain-containing protein, with protein sequence TVQDITAPVITCPANTTVSCQDNNTSTATGTATATDNCATSNVAITQSETSTQGANPALGSYYNYVITRTWKATDPSGNSSTCVQLITVQDVTAPIITCPVNTTVNCQDNNTSTNTGVATATDNCASAANIAIIQSETSTQGANPANSNYYNYVITRTWKATDPSGNSSTCVQLITVQDITAPIITCPANTTVNCQDNNSSAATGVATATDNCATGNVTITQSETSTQGANPALGSYYNYVITRTWKATDPSGNSSTCVQLITVQDVTAPIITCPANTTVSCQDDNTSGATGTATATDNCATGNVTITQSETSTQGANPANSNYYNYTITRTWKATDPSGNSSTCVQAITVQDITAPVITCPSNATVNCQDDNTSANTGVATATDNCATGNVTITQSETSSQGANPANSNYYNYTITRTWKATDPSGNSSTCVQIITVQDVTAPVITCPANTTINCQASSLPANTGTATATDNCTPVANITISSTDVSTQGGNPALASYYNYTITRTWKATDPSGNSSTCVQIITVQDITAPIITCPANTTVNCQDDNSSTATGTATATDNCATGNVTITQSQSSTQGGNPALSSYYNYTITRTWKATDPSGNSSTCVQTITVQDVTAPVITCPSNATVNCQDNNSSAATGVATATDNCATGNVTITQSETSTQGANPANSNYYNYTITRTWKATDPSGNSSTCVQTITVQDVTAPVITCPTAITINCNASSYPSNTGTATATDNCTPVANITISKTDVSTQGGNPALSSYYNYTITRTWKATDPSGNSSTCVQLITVQDITAPIITCPGNTTVNCQDNNTSGATGTATATDNCATGNVTITQSETSTQGANPANSNYYNYTITRTWKATDPSGNSSTCVQLITVQDITAPIITCPANTTVNCQDNNTSTATGTATATDNCATSNVTITQSETSTKGANPAYSNYYNYVITRTWKATDPSGNSSTCVQLITVLDITAPIITCPANTTVSCQDNNTSTATGTATATDNCAGAANIAITQSEISTKGANPAYSNYYNYVITRTWKATDPSGNSSTCVQLITVQDITAPIITCPANTTVSCQDNNTSTATGTATATDNCATGNVTITQSETSTKGANPAYSNYYNYVITRTWKATDPSGNSSTCVQLITVQDVTAPIITCPGNTTVNCQDNNTSGATGTATATDNCATGNVTITQSETSTQGANPAYSNYYNYTITRTWKATDPSGNSSTCIQTITVQDVTAPVYINCPPNITVYTGVGRTTCDQTATWTAPTATDNCSSVSVLPSHNPGATFPKGITTVTYKFTDVTGNSSTCTFTVTVVDNTAPTITCPTNITQNADAGVCNASVAVPSPTTFDNCGVVCQTWSYSGATSGSSPATGINFVGTKTFNVGVTTVTYVIKDAAGNSATCSFTVTVVDNQAPSITCKANQVRNTNPNVCTYITSGYEFDKTSAFDNCGYTLSYSLSGMTTTVGYVNASSLSGIVFNKGLTTVTWKATDPAGNSTTCSFTVTVNDNQAPAISCPGNITGLIYNPAICGAVATYTPPVGTDNCPGAITTLLNSAHASGSVFPIGTTVVTYKVTDVSGNTATCSFNVTVGSVATTSSLTITGNPLLTPTDPATTAQQYSDTVRFCAKITGGASPCGPQAADSVKFYVGTQLMGKVKMNIVGADLVGVLTEKLLEGIVGQMSPGNKTVSAVFCNVNSAYTVPALANQTLTIKQEDARITYNGDIIKATANATTYSAYFTLSAKIMDITVPQSPADPAFDNYPGDIRNAKVMFVDRDNSDAPISGWLTVNLVDPSDLKIGNAIFTGPGYLIGGLSSSTPSKQVTVGVIVDYGYYIRNSDDDDVVLTVYLPVGDFITGGGYIIPNESVGTKASDDGKKANFGFNVKFGNGGKNLQGSMNIIFRRTESDGLVHNYQIKANSMQSLGVNATNPNRQTAEYVSKVTLKDLTNPLSTDPNLGGNRMLYVKMIDNGEPGVNDSISFVIVAGNANPSILANVIWSSNWVGSMTQMMKLGGGNLQVHSGFSVGSSNLVSSGPGGMKSTAETETKPVIVTPLTAKAFPNPSETNFNLFVEGGSNDEVQIVVYNVKGAIVHQVKGTSNRNYKFGNGWIGGMYFVQVRQGSEVKMLQVMKQ